taacactatttataactcaagataggtcgaactgatttagctgaaaattgatggggaggtagcttagaactaggagacgtacataggaacttttttttttatcttgtgtgcactttttttttattccgcgcggacggagtcgcgggtaaaagctagtttataatattagtaagataatttgtaatttttttttaattcgacttTAATTCCAGTATCGCGGTTTACGATTTGGGAGGTGGTACATTTGACATCTCTGTATTGGAGATACAAAAAGGTGTTTTTGAAGTCAAGTCAACTAATGGTGACACGTTACTTGGTGGTGAAGACTTTGACAATGTCATTGTCAACTTTTTAGTTGACGAGTTTAAACGtgatgtaagtatttttttttttaagtgtaacCATTTATAAGTGAACTCtgttttatatgataaatCATACAAATGTCAGATCAATTTACATTGGAaagtaaaatatctaaaactgttgtaatttacgtaatttttttatttgtgcaaTGGTTTTAacactaaatattaaatgaaggtaactttaatactttaattaaaagctcattttaatccgttaagccatTTCTCCATTTAGCTCACACAAACTTACAGACAAAGTTATCAAAGACTTGGGatgggatttttttatatatggtTTTGTCCATTGTAACCTGTATACACAATTGATTTGTCGTtctttctacttttttttaatttataattctagtttaaagtttaaaattgtgATTACAGCAAGGTCTTGACATTCGTAAAGACGCGATGGCGATGCAACGTCTTAAAGAGGCAGCGGAAAAGGCAAAGATTGAGTTGTCCGGTTCCCTGCAGACTGATATCAACCTGCCGTACCTTACTATGGATGCTTCCGGACCTAAACACATGAACCTAAAGGTAAATACTCTCACATACACAGactcacacacacacacacaaacatgCATGCATCTATCCATGATCCATCCAAAGATGATAGAATAATATGCACTTAAATTCAGTCAAATTCCAacaatatatgtttgtttctttaaCATTTAAGTGCAAAACTACAACAATATCTGAAACCGCCCGCCTCTGGCCTGATGCTGGGGAGGGTCAAACGATTTTGTAACAACTAGAATAATTAACAGTCCCcatgttttatagaatttaacGTTTCTCTGGTTCTATCTGAATCAAATAGTTACATAATACGAAGTAGGTCTTACATATCTATAGGGATCCCGGTACCCTCTTATATTGTACTTGAGTTTGGCCACCGAGGGGGTTTAGTGGGTCAAAGCCCACATTACCCTGTCTTCTAACCCTAAAGGGTATCTTTAAAAGATCCTCCCCGACATCGAAAAAGGTCTTGTCTAAGGAGTTTCAATAGTTTTTTAGTTAGATAAAACTACTAACACTtagaaaaatgtatgttttttttcttggtCTTACCTGttcatatataatacaatgcTTACACACAggtcttttaaaataacttgctAGTTCATGGTCATGCCTTTTCTTTATATTGGGGAGAAAGTCTTAACGACACCTGTTTAGGGGGAACAAGGTTATATAGGGTTTCATCCATTAATACCTTCTTGATGCTCGTCTACTGCCACAGATGAGGCTCCGGAATCTCTGGTGAAGCACACTCCTGTAGACCTTTGTATTCTGTGTATTCTACAATACTATGTTTCATTATTACAGATGACAAGATCTAAGCTAGAATCTCTAGTTGGTGATCTTATCAAGCGTACTGTGGCTCCATGTCAGAGAGCGCTGCAAGATGCTGAAGTGCAGAGATCTGATATCGGTGAAGTGTTACTCGTTGGTGGCATGACAAGGATGCCAAAGGTTGGTATACATAAATTCTAACAGTCTTAGATTCCACCATTTTGCTGTGACCAGCTCAACGTATACCCATCTTGTCTTTTATCTCTCTGTGTGCCGGAGGAAAATTTTTAGTCTTTCCCTTTCCAATTATATCCTATTTAAGAAACTAAGATATAatggaaggggaaatatttaatgtatgttCCCAACCTCTGTCGGTTTGTAATCTTTCTGTACAGTCCAACCTGAATAAGCGCGAATTATTGTCCGGTCAAGACTGataacctccataagcgagactCTATGGTtagagagaaaaataaaacggtGTCttgaactctcgcttatccaggttttaCTATGTTTGATGCTTTCTAATagtttaaactagcttttgcccgcgactccgtccgcgcggaataaaaaatagaaaacggggtaaaaattatcctatgtccgtttcctggttctaagctacctgcccaccaattttcagtcaaaccgattcagccgttcttgagttataaatagtgtaactaacacgactttcttttatatatatagatatagatatgcACCTTAGCAAGCCTATATTAGTCCAAATTGATTTTCTAGGCTGAAGTTATACTGGTGCTAGAATAAACTGGAGACATATTCCCCGACTATGCTGTATGTGTTCTCGGGTTATATTCTCACAGACATTTCTACTTAACAACGGTTACAACAACAAAAGGGAtattaatatctaaatattggattagcaattaaaaaaacactattatttacattgaatattaCGAGACAGGACTCATTAAATGCGCGCTTACCCCTTTTAAACTTGCTTGAAattatgttagtttttatttttctctctttctGAAGATTTACagtatttaatactttttgctTAGtccatttctttataatcaaagATCTCAATCATATCTCAGTTATAGATTTGGAAAGTAATTTAATCTCTTGTACTATTTAGGTTCAACAAACAGTTCAAGATATCTTTGGTCGTGCACCATCCCGTGCTGTGAACCCTGATGAGGCGGTGGCTGTTGGTGCTGCGGTGCAAGGTGGTGTGCTCGCTGGTGACGTGACTGACATCCTGCTGCTTGACGTGACGCCGCTGTCACTCGGCATCGAGACCCTCGGTGGAGTGTTCACTAAGCTCATCACCAGGAATACAACAATACCGACTAAGAAGAGCCAAGTTTTCTCCACCGGTGAGTACATATACCACTTTTACCTAAAATcccttttgatttttttttaaattaattaaaattagagacatttaggaaaataaaacgtttttagtCTTTTTAGTTGCTATGGAGTAAGCACACTTCTAAGCCATTCGAGTACAATATTCGTGTGGTAAAGCTGCGTGCGAGAGGAATGTGGTTTGTCGCGCGAACTGTAGCGTTTTTTTGCGTTACGGTACGATACGCTGACCTACATTATACAGTCGAACCGGGATAAGCGAGAATCTGGAACGGAAATTTTCTCTCGTCTAAAGAAAGAAGGTCTTTCTCGAAGGTTCTCTGTCAGGACTATACAATTcttgcttatagaggtttctaaCTTATCCAGGTGTGACTGCATCTAGTATTTCCTAGCAATATTGATTTTGTCATATCCGTGAAATTATTATGCAATTCAGTTATTCCACAACCTAGTACTAAAGACTATTGTCCGAGTTTTTTTTGCAAggaaataaagttattgtacCCAAAAAATTTACCATTGGatccaatattttttaaggttttaagTTTATGTACCTTTGTAATGTTATATGAATCAATCAattaatggatttttttttatatccagCTGCCGACGGCCAAACCCAAGTTGAGATCAAAGTACATCAAGGCGAGCGTGAGATGGCTAGCGACAACAAACTGTTGGGACAGTTCTCACTTGTTGGTATACCTCCAGCACCTCGCGGAGTACCTCAAATTGAAGTCACCTTTGATATCGACGCTAATGGAATCGTACACGTCTCCGCGCGTGACAAGGGCACCGGCAAGGAGCAGCAAAGTTAGTATCCATAGCACTTTGCACATGTATCCATTGTATTTTGTCCATGTATCCATATCAATACAACAAACACTACGTATATTGAATACGCCAAGTAGTAGAATACTTAATCTCGATACACTTTGCACATGTACCCATAGTAAATTGCATATCCACTCATATTCCAACACCATAAAGAACGATATCTACCTTGCGAAAGTAACGACAAGAAGCAGAAGAGTATCCATTACAAAAGTGGCCATAGCACTTTGCACATGTATCCATTGTATTTTGGCCATGTATCCATATCAATACAACACTTAACAAAACTACGTCTATTGAAAACGTCAAGTAGCAGAATACTTAATTTCGAAACACTGCACATGTACCCATAGTATATTGCGTATCCACTTATGTTACAACACCATAAAGAACGATGTTTATACTTGCGAAAGTAATGACAAGGAGCAGTAGAGTATCCATTACGGAAGTGGCCATAACACTTTGCATATGTACCcatacaacataaaaaattagacaAGAAGACCTTGTAATAACAAGGTGTTCCGAAATCGACAAAGTAACGGCTTTGAGCATTTTTACAACTTATATCCATTGCACATGTACCCATATCTATTCAATGTAACGTCAACCACATTGTTGTATACGCTCCCTAATGCCAATTGTCTAAAACGAAGAGTTAGTATCCATATCCATTGCACATGTACCCATACAACAATAATGATAAGCTTTAGCTTTGATATGCaccattttgttatttaatgtttagcTCCACTTtagctaaatatatttaaatgtgtgCTATAGAAAATGTATTGTCGCGCGAATCGTTGCGTTTTCTGATGCAACGAAACGATACGCCTTCCAACAAAATATCATcaacagcctttatctgcccactggTGGGCATAGGActttcccaatgccttccacagtacgCGATCCTCCGCCTAACAAAATATACTAGAAGAAAATCCTTCTAAATCTATTTCTATTACTAGATATTTATGtaacactatttttttatatatataactagtttttacccgcgactcagtccgcgcggaataaataaatgcacacaagataaaaaagttcctatgtccgtctcctagttctaagctacctccccatcaattttcagctaaatcagttcgaccgttcttgagttataaatagtgtaactaacacgactttcttttatatatatagttatatatatgcgaatgtttagatggatggatgtttgtttgaatgtatctccaaaCAACAACTGAAcagatcttaataaaatttggcacagatgtagaatatagtctggaagaagacataggctacttattaagttttttttttaattccgcccgaacggaatcgcgggcaatagctagtctacaataattattatttacgtagaaacaattttaaatatataatttaagtaattgttTAATGTTCCTTTACAGTTGTGATCCAATCATCGGGTGGTCTATCCAAGGATGAGATTGAGAACATGGTGAAGGCTGCTGAACAGTTCGCAGCACAGGATCAGCAGAGACGTGAACGTGTGGAAGTTTGCAATCAGGCTGAAGGTGTGCTTCATGATACGGAGACCAAGATGGAGGAGTACAAAGCTCAGCTGCCTCAGGATGAGGTGAGAGAAATTGAACCATAATTTTAACATGCAAATGTCTTCTTCTTCATcttcatcagctcactatacgtccccactgaggggctcggagcttaccccaagttagaggtgactaggacatagtcaaccacgctggccaagtgcgggttgacttcacacatatcattgaatttcttctcagatatgtgcaggttgcatcacgatgttttccttcaccgtaagaaggtcacataaatgtatatatgtaaatcgaaaatcgaaaaacacattggtacatggcgggattcgaacccaggacctgcataTTGCAAGTAAAGTGCTTAACCcatgagccaccgacgctctcgatgcaaatgtaatttcataGAATAATGATGTAGTCCAACAAGGATAAGATCCTTACAAGTTTTTAGGGTTGCCAGTGAAAATTATCTAATTTCTTCCGATATTCGTCTGTGTTGCAACTCTAAGCAAATGATTTGTAACTTATAATCCAAGTACTTGTAGTAATTCTTTACTATTAAAGTAGATACATCATCAGGTCACTATACATTCCCACTCTCTGTGCTCTGAGTCTACACTAAGTTAGatgtgactaggtcatagtcaactatAGTCAAGTGcaagttgacttcacacatatcattgaatttcttctcaaatatgtgcagcatcactgatgttttccttcaccgtaagaacgtcggataaatgtacatatgtaaatcgtatatagaaaaaacatattggtacatggcgggatttgaacccagcacctgcagattgcaagtcaagtgctaaacccctgagccatcTACGCTCTTATTCATTGAACATAATTGATACATATTACCATTTTAATCcgtgatttttaatttgatttggatattatgaaaatggcaacattagtCAGCTTCCCGTTTCCTTATTGGTCAAAATATGATGCAGTCAACATGAAATTGTTAGTTCACATATTTTCCGACTTTGTAGCAGTCcttgtgaaattatttttagtctgAATctctgtgttttttttttcaagaggAAAGACGgatgactttttttaatataacaaggTTGCAAATGAAAAAGCGGTCactgaaatagcaaagcgattATTGCCCCTAGATATCTACAATTTCagatgcctacctttaatcgacgaagTAAAGGGACACAGggaaaggaaatattttttctacctATGTGTCCCCTCTTCTGTCAAATCTCTTTGTTTCTAATGTTAGAAAGGGAACATGGATTGAAATAAGGCCTCCGACTTACACACTTATCagaaattgcttccacttgatgTCTTCTGAACGATGTTCCCTCAATACAATTGAGATTAACTGAAGTTTATTTATCCCCCAGTGTGATAAGCTACGTGAAGAGATCACCAAGCTTCGTGAACTCCTCGCCAACAAGGATGCTGTGGAGCCGGAGGCCATCCGCACTGCCACCGGTCAGCTGCAGCAGGCCAGCCTCAAGCTGTTCGAGCAGGCTTATAAGAAGGTTGggaattgtaacatttttagttGTTAATCTGTATTCTCCATAttgaatctatttttttatttacgtttttaaaacaatttggtTCAAA
The nucleotide sequence above comes from Papilio machaon chromosome 28, ilPapMach1.1, whole genome shotgun sequence. Encoded proteins:
- the LOC106708131 gene encoding heat shock 70 kDa protein cognate 5; its protein translation is MLTATRVLGRKAVQCSGLTSDITHRNFSTILKNVASPTVPIYQRHAVQYRHKSEGVRGAVIGIDLGTTNSCVAVMEGKTPKVVENSEGSRTTPSHVAFSKDGERLVGMPAKRQAVTNSGNTFYATKRLIGRRFDDPEVQKDMKNLSYKVVRASNGDAWVQGSDGKVYSPSQIGAFVLIKMKETAEAYLNTSVKNAVVTVPAYFNDSQRQATKDAGQIAGLNVLRVINEPTAAALAYGMDKSDDKIIAVYDLGGGTFDISVLEIQKGVFEVKSTNGDTLLGGEDFDNVIVNFLVDEFKRDQGLDIRKDAMAMQRLKEAAEKAKIELSGSLQTDINLPYLTMDASGPKHMNLKMTRSKLESLVGDLIKRTVAPCQRALQDAEVQRSDIGEVLLVGGMTRMPKVQQTVQDIFGRAPSRAVNPDEAVAVGAAVQGGVLAGDVTDILLLDVTPLSLGIETLGGVFTKLITRNTTIPTKKSQVFSTAADGQTQVEIKVHQGEREMASDNKLLGQFSLVGIPPAPRGVPQIEVTFDIDANGIVHVSARDKGTGKEQQIVIQSSGGLSKDEIENMVKAAEQFAAQDQQRRERVEVCNQAEGVLHDTETKMEEYKAQLPQDECDKLREEITKLRELLANKDAVEPEAIRTATGQLQQASLKLFEQAYKKMAAEREGQQQQQSEPQEDKKEEKKN